The segment CCGCGAGCGTCACCCTGCCCAGCGCCATGGGGCGCGGCAGCCCGGCCAGGAGCGCCCCGAGCCCCTCCATCGGCAGCTCCCAGACCTCCGCCTCGATCGCCGCGCCGCTCTGCCCGGCCGGTACCCGTACGAGTCCGGGCTTCGGCGGTTCGGTGTCGAGGGCGTACAGCCGGTACTCCGGGGCGGTGGTGGTCGTGGCGGCCAGCCGTGCGCCCAGGCCGACGAGCTGGTGGTTCAGCGGCTGCCCCGACAGGTGGGCGCCGACGACCGCGAGCCGGGTGACCGGCGTCAGCAGCCTCGCGATCGCGCCGACGCGCTCGTCCGTGAATCCCGGGCCCATCAGCATCACGCCGAAGGGGAGCCCGTCGACCTCGCCCGCGGGGACGGCGATCCCGCACATGTCCAGGAGATTGGCGGAATTGGTGAACCGCCCCAGTCGGGCGTTCGCGCCCAGCGGGTCGGCCGCGACCTCGGCGAGGGTGGGGTGACCCGGGGCCGTGGGCAGCAGCAGGGCGTCGGCGTCGCCGAGCGCCGTCATCGCCTGCTCGCGCAGGACCGCCAGGCGGTCGCGGTCGGCGAAGAGGCGGTGCGCGGGGAGGTCGCGGGCGGCGGTGATGATCCGGGCGACCGTCGGGTCGAGGTCCGGGGAGTTTGTGTTCTTGTCGATAAAGCTGCCCACGGCGGTGTAGCGCTCGGCCACGAACGCGCCCTCGTACAGCAGCTCCGCCGCCGCGGTGAACGGGGCGAGGTCGATCCGACGGAGCTCCGCTCCGGCGTGCGCCAGGCGGCTCGCCGCCGCCTCGAAGGCCTCCGCCCAGCCCGGATCCAGCTCGCCCAACTGCTCGGTGGCCGGCACCGCCACCCGCCACGGGCCGGGGCGGCGGGCGGCCAGTTGCGCGGTCCTGCCCGCCGGGGTCGCCAGCACGCCGAACGCGCGGTCCGCCTCCGGGATGCTTCGGGCGAACACCGTCACGCAGTCCAGGCTGGCGCACGCCGGAACCACGCCCTCGGTCGGGACCAGCCCGTACGTCGGCTTGATCCCGACGATCCCGTTGAACGCGGCCGGTACGCGGCCCGAGCCCGCCGTGTCCGTGCCCAGCGCGATGTCGGCGATCCCGAGCGCCACGGCCACCGCCGACCCGCTGCTCGAACCGCCGCTGACGCGCTCCGGGTCGTGCGCGTTGCGCACCGCCCCGTACGGGCTTCGCGTCCCGACCAGGCCCGTCGCGAACTGGTCCAGGTTCGTCGTGCCCAGGACCACCGCCCCGGCAGCTCTCAGGCGCGCCACGGCCGGGGCGTCCTGGGCCGGTTCGTACGCGTACGAAGGGCATCCTGCGGTCGTCGGCAGCCCCGCCACGTCGATGTTGCCCTTGACGGCGGCGACGGTCCCGGCGAGCGGCAGGCTCTCGCCCGCGGCGAGGCGTTCGTCGATCGCCCGGGCCTCGGCTTCCGTCTCGGCCTGCGGGCGCAGGCCGATCCAGATCTCGGGCCGCTTTGTCTCGGCGATCCGGGTGTACGCGGCGCGCACGCGGGTCAGGGCTGGTCCGGGGGCGGTCATCGCGGTTCCTTGGGGTGGTGGTGGGCTGGTGGGCGCGGGTCCCTGGGCGAAGGGGGTGTTCCCCCACCCCGCCCCTTCCCGAAACCATGGGGCTTCGCCCCCTGGACCCCCGAACGCCCTTCGGGCATGTCCTCAAACGCCGGACGGGCTGAAATGGGCGCCAGCGTGAGCAACGCTGTACCCGCGTCCACCTGGTCGCCGGGGCCGACCAGGATCTCGGCCACGACGCCGTCGACCGGGGCCTCGACGGCGGACTCCATCTTCATGGCTTCGAGGGCGAGCAGCTTCTGCCCCGCGCGCACCCGCTCACCGGGCCGTACGGTCACCTGCCACACGCTCGCGGCGAATTCGGCCTCCACGGCGCACCCCCCGTCCGGCACGGTGACATCGGCGGCGGTGGCGGCAGGCGGCGCTACCGCCGCCTCCGCGCGGGCGAACTCGCCGGCCGCTTCCCACGCGTCGCGCTCGGCGCCGAAGGCGTGGGACTGGCGGGCCCGGAAGGCGGCGATGGAGTCGGCGTTGTCGGCGAGGAAGCGCTGGTGGTCGGCGAGGGAGAACTCGCCGTCCTCGATGCGGAGCCGGAGCCGGCCGGCGGCCATGTCGGCGCGCATGTCGAGCAGTTCGTCGGCGTCGACGGGGTACCACTTGATGCGGTCGAAGAAGCGCAGGAGCCAGGGGGGCTCGGGTTCGGTCCTGCGGCTTGACCAGACCTGCACGGTGCGGCCGACGAACTGGTAGCCGCCGGGGCCCTCCATGCCGTAGACGCAGAGGTAGGCGCCGCCGATGCCGACCGAGTTCTCGGCGGTCCAGGTGCGGGCGGGGTTGTACTTCGTGGTGACGAGCCGGTGCCGGGGGTCGAGGGGGGTGGCGACGGGGGCGCCGAGGTAGACGTCGCCGAGGCCGAGGACGAGGTATTCGGCGTCGAAGACGGTGCGGTAGACGTCGTCGACGGAGTCGAGGCCGTTGACGCGGCGGATGAACTCGATGTTCCAGGGGCACCAGGGCGCGTCGTCGCGTACGCCGGCCATGTAGCGGGCGATGGCCTCGCGGGTGGCGGGGTCGTCCCAGGACAGGGGGAGGTGGACGGTGCGGCTGGGGACGCGGAGCTGGTCGGTGGGCGGGAGTTCGGCCTCGGCGGCGCGGACGAGGTCGAGGAGTTTGGGGGTGGGGAGGATGTCGGGGTCGACATGGACCTGGAGGGAGCGGATGCCGGGGGTGAGGTCGATGACGCCGGGCAGGGCGTCGGCGGCGAGGCGTTCGGCCAGCGCGTGGACGCGCATGCGCAGGGCGAGGTCGAGTTGCATGGGGCCGTACTCGATGAGCAGGTTGTCGTCGCCGCTGCGGCGGTACGTGACGGCGGGGCGGGCGTCGGTCGCCGGGAGCCGGTCGAGGACGCCGCCGTCGTGGTGGGCGGGGCGGGAGGGGGCGGGGCGGTCGGCGGAAGTGTTGTCGGTGACCGGGATGAAGCGGACGGTGTCGCCGGGGCGGAGCTGGCCGAGCTTCCAGCGCTGACCGGTGACGATGGTGGCGGGGCAGACGAAGCCGCCGAGGGAGGGGCCGTCGGGGCCGAGGAGGACCGGCATGTCGCCGGTGTAGTCGACGGCGCCCACGGAGTACGGGGTGTCGTGGATGTTGGACGGATGCAGTCCGGCCTCGCCGCCGTCGGTGCGGGC is part of the Streptomyces sp. NBC_01262 genome and harbors:
- the atzF gene encoding allophanate hydrolase, with translation MTAPGPALTRVRAAYTRIAETKRPEIWIGLRPQAETEAEARAIDERLAAGESLPLAGTVAAVKGNIDVAGLPTTAGCPSYAYEPAQDAPAVARLRAAGAVVLGTTNLDQFATGLVGTRSPYGAVRNAHDPERVSGGSSSGSAVAVALGIADIALGTDTAGSGRVPAAFNGIVGIKPTYGLVPTEGVVPACASLDCVTVFARSIPEADRAFGVLATPAGRTAQLAARRPGPWRVAVPATEQLGELDPGWAEAFEAAASRLAHAGAELRRIDLAPFTAAAELLYEGAFVAERYTAVGSFIDKNTNSPDLDPTVARIITAARDLPAHRLFADRDRLAVLREQAMTALGDADALLLPTAPGHPTLAEVAADPLGANARLGRFTNSANLLDMCGIAVPAGEVDGLPFGVMLMGPGFTDERVGAIARLLTPVTRLAVVGAHLSGQPLNHQLVGLGARLAATTTTAPEYRLYALDTEPPKPGLVRVPAGQSGAAIEAEVWELPMEGLGALLAGLPRPMALGRVTLADGTSTTGFLCEPAAVEHAADITHLGGWRAYRAYLANS